From Nonlabens sp. Ci31, the proteins below share one genomic window:
- a CDS encoding helix-turn-helix domain-containing protein → MLKTLQIIALLQGLFVLSVLFINRKDYKKATFWLLFGSLLSVLLYIAGDDENNIFVQDTDWFLFDSSLFVTFLFLFFRYYKSGKDKFAKLDCLFFIPNIIYFTIEGIEINLVKENLLVEIFEIASELAFLFYLLAIIYSIITNKNKHWIIYFAIPIAILFALSSVNDILKTFGMAELPLFNDQNFNTYLLLVIAFLFYFIAFKLLGKNKDILPRTEMSKYKNSNLNSKLIEQYKADLVRSMEIDKLYLNNKLSIVDVSEKLNIPRQYISEVLNEYMDTSFQDFINEYRVEEFINRLKNDQNNHFTLLGIATDVGFNSKSSFNAIFKKYKGLTPTQYKKTLL, encoded by the coding sequence ATGCTTAAAACTCTCCAAATTATTGCTTTGTTACAAGGTCTTTTTGTCCTTTCCGTTTTGTTTATCAATCGTAAAGACTACAAAAAAGCTACATTTTGGTTACTATTTGGTAGTCTGCTTTCCGTTTTGCTTTACATTGCTGGTGACGATGAAAACAATATTTTCGTTCAAGACACAGATTGGTTTCTATTCGATAGTTCACTTTTTGTAACATTTCTATTTTTATTTTTTCGCTATTATAAAAGTGGAAAGGACAAATTTGCCAAACTTGATTGCCTTTTCTTTATTCCAAATATTATCTATTTTACAATTGAGGGAATTGAAATCAACCTTGTTAAAGAAAATCTGCTCGTAGAAATCTTTGAGATTGCATCTGAATTGGCATTTTTGTTTTATTTATTAGCGATTATTTACTCGATAATCACGAACAAAAATAAACATTGGATTATATATTTTGCTATTCCCATTGCAATTTTATTTGCGCTTTCATCGGTAAACGATATTCTAAAGACTTTTGGAATGGCAGAATTGCCTTTATTCAATGACCAAAACTTCAACACCTATCTTTTGTTGGTCATTGCATTCTTATTTTATTTTATAGCTTTTAAGTTATTAGGAAAAAACAAAGATATTTTACCAAGAACGGAAATGAGCAAATACAAAAATTCCAATCTCAATTCAAAACTTATAGAACAATACAAAGCAGATTTAGTTCGCTCAATGGAAATCGATAAATTATATCTCAACAACAAATTATCCATTGTCGATGTTTCCGAAAAATTGAATATTCCACGTCAATATATTTCTGAAGTTTTGAACGAGTATATGGATACAAGTTTTCAAGATTTTATAAACGAATATCGTGTTGAAGAATTTATAAATCGCCTAAAAAACGACCAGAATAATCATTTTACACTCTTGGGAATAGCCACAGATGTTGGTTTCAACTCAAAGTCCTCGTTTAATGCAATATTCAAGAAATACAAGGGTTTAACACCTACTCAATACAAGAAAACACTTCTCTAA
- a CDS encoding type II toxin-antitoxin system RelE/ParE family toxin encodes MEINFEKDYLKELYENGKARSKKHRFQPNVIKKFIQTIDKLRVAKNTEELYPIRSLNYEKLIGDKKGLESVRVDGKYRIEFITTLEGEEPNSITICSIIELSNHYK; translated from the coding sequence ATGGAAATAAATTTCGAGAAAGATTATCTCAAAGAACTATACGAAAATGGTAAGGCTCGAAGCAAAAAGCATAGGTTTCAACCGAATGTTATCAAAAAGTTCATACAAACAATAGATAAATTAAGAGTTGCAAAAAACACAGAAGAGTTATATCCAATTAGAAGTTTAAATTATGAAAAACTTATTGGCGATAAAAAAGGATTGGAGTCTGTTCGAGTGGATGGCAAGTATCGAATAGAATTTATTACCACACTAGAAGGAGAAGAACCTAATAGTATTACAATATGCTCAATTATTGAATTGAGTAATCACTACAAGTAA
- a CDS encoding HigA family addiction module antitoxin translates to MATNKVLTPALATHPGVLIKDELDATPDLNQRILAKELDVQPSFLNEIIKGKRPVTADIAILLEKILGISADYWMKFQSQYEIDKARVKQKNIKKVRNIELWSIIKEYVPVRYFKKHKYLNDNIESDIKTIKNIYEVETIDGLVSSFSKDKFAYYRKSDKLKIDDKNMFAWSSLAQYEAKNQKTNTFNFDNLNQLCKNLNNIFYDNSETPERVKTVLNQFGIKMLLIDKLEKTPIDGFSFWSEQNPVIALTLRHNRIDNFAFTIMHEIGHIDLHLRNDKDRKFMDLTRKQNLNKCEQEADNYAQEKLISKQIWQDILENHNPLNDEKIIGLGDQHRINPAILLGRVCHEMNYYAIKTTIDKKMK, encoded by the coding sequence ATGGCAACAAACAAAGTTTTAACACCAGCACTAGCGACACATCCAGGAGTTTTAATTAAAGATGAATTAGACGCGACACCTGATTTAAACCAAAGAATATTGGCAAAGGAATTAGATGTACAACCATCATTTTTAAATGAAATCATCAAAGGAAAACGACCAGTAACAGCAGATATAGCAATTTTATTAGAAAAGATATTAGGTATTTCAGCGGATTATTGGATGAAATTTCAATCTCAATACGAGATTGATAAGGCAAGAGTTAAGCAAAAAAACATTAAAAAAGTAAGAAATATTGAACTATGGAGCATTATCAAAGAATATGTTCCTGTTCGATATTTTAAAAAACATAAATATTTAAATGACAATATTGAAAGTGATATAAAAACAATAAAGAACATCTATGAAGTAGAAACTATTGATGGTCTAGTATCTTCCTTTTCTAAAGATAAATTTGCATATTATCGTAAATCGGATAAATTAAAAATTGATGATAAAAATATGTTCGCTTGGAGTTCATTAGCTCAATATGAAGCTAAAAATCAAAAAACGAATACTTTTAATTTTGACAATCTAAACCAACTCTGTAAAAATCTAAATAACATATTTTACGATAATTCTGAAACACCAGAAAGAGTTAAAACTGTACTTAATCAATTTGGAATTAAAATGTTGCTAATTGATAAGCTAGAGAAAACACCTATTGACGGATTCTCTTTTTGGTCAGAGCAAAATCCAGTGATTGCATTGACTTTAAGACATAATCGGATTGATAATTTTGCTTTTACAATTATGCACGAAATTGGACATATTGATTTGCATTTGAGAAATGATAAGGACAGAAAATTTATGGACTTAACTAGAAAACAGAATTTAAATAAATGCGAACAGGAAGCAGATAATTACGCTCAAGAAAAATTAATTTCAAAACAGATATGGCAAGATATTTTAGAAAATCACAATCCACTTAATGACGAAAAAATTATAGGTTTAGGAGATCAACATAGAATTAATCCAGCTATTTTACTAGGTAGAGTTTGTCACGAAATGAATTACTACGCGATAAAAACTACGATAGATAAAAAAATGAAATAA
- a CDS encoding S1 RNA-binding domain-containing protein — translation MNEFIKLFGVYGLPTVCLIVFLFLIVQDPTRGEKLQALVTKPFYRMCRWFSKTHISSEVSSSLNMFYNNKIFNLLVDKNKPQIKIKWVTESEDPAFTKEGNIILRLKEEKDQTRNILNAAKFSLPLIICPLVRSNIHHSYSTALDLTLMKKLSNNMGRHGKAIFKQYFLDPETSQDKTLGVLIQRLVELDNHGFFIPVVLNELEIIGEGLYADSNPNDYTSEAIKFLEYLLEIVNRKIGDEIELNYTEKPFSVGTMLLAKSHRADTQGLRPYLKRLQIKIDKGIQSIYIISFPNSYVFFDKLIKTLRSHESLNIEKLINTVDYTINETNKKTNFKIAIISSNNIFSNDSFKERIITNNIEEGKRYEGTVEDVSEKEALINLHGLRAYIKYRNCSWNYPTSCKDFLELNKEYEFEVETIEWETGTIFLSRKFLELDPWALKTPPSNGDEIKIKVYSKLNNRLLCFYDEKLPVLLPITELSWQPNNIDSEVIDLIGTELIVEVIQVDTDKKEIIVSKRELVTDPWPDIHTAYPIGKEIHGKVCEIQEHYVKVKIDESIIAILPKESLQKAGYEYSDFQNNLVVDQGLDLFVSKVFIAKKKMRVDLRRNKNAP, via the coding sequence ATGAATGAATTTATAAAACTATTTGGAGTCTATGGATTACCTACAGTTTGCCTAATTGTATTTCTGTTTTTAATCGTCCAAGACCCAACACGTGGCGAGAAACTACAAGCTTTAGTAACCAAACCATTCTATAGAATGTGTAGATGGTTTTCAAAGACACACATTTCTTCTGAAGTTTCTTCTTCACTAAACATGTTCTATAACAACAAAATTTTCAATCTTTTAGTTGACAAAAACAAACCTCAGATAAAAATTAAATGGGTTACCGAGTCGGAAGACCCTGCTTTCACAAAAGAGGGCAATATTATACTACGCCTTAAAGAAGAAAAAGACCAAACAAGAAACATTCTCAATGCTGCAAAATTCTCATTACCATTAATAATTTGTCCACTAGTTAGGAGTAATATTCACCATAGTTACAGTACTGCATTAGATTTGACACTAATGAAAAAGTTGTCAAACAATATGGGGAGACATGGGAAAGCAATATTTAAACAATACTTCTTAGATCCAGAGACATCACAAGATAAGACACTAGGAGTGCTTATTCAAAGGTTAGTAGAGCTTGATAATCATGGTTTTTTTATACCTGTTGTCTTAAATGAATTAGAAATTATAGGAGAAGGTCTCTATGCCGACTCAAACCCTAACGACTATACTTCGGAAGCAATAAAATTTCTCGAATACTTATTAGAAATTGTAAACAGGAAAATTGGTGATGAAATCGAATTAAACTATACTGAAAAACCTTTTTCTGTAGGAACTATGCTACTTGCTAAATCTCATAGAGCAGATACACAAGGATTAAGACCGTATCTCAAACGCCTTCAAATCAAAATTGACAAAGGGATTCAAAGCATTTACATAATTTCATTTCCAAATTCCTATGTATTTTTTGATAAACTAATCAAAACATTGAGGAGTCACGAATCTCTAAATATCGAAAAATTAATTAATACCGTTGATTACACAATTAATGAAACTAATAAAAAAACAAATTTCAAAATAGCTATTATAAGTAGCAATAACATTTTCTCAAATGACAGTTTTAAAGAAAGAATTATAACAAATAATATTGAAGAAGGAAAAAGATATGAAGGTACTGTCGAAGATGTTTCTGAAAAAGAGGCCCTAATTAACCTGCACGGTTTAAGAGCATACATTAAATATCGAAACTGTTCATGGAACTATCCAACTAGCTGTAAGGATTTTTTGGAATTAAACAAAGAATACGAATTTGAAGTTGAAACAATTGAGTGGGAAACGGGGACGATATTTTTGAGCAGAAAATTCTTAGAACTAGATCCTTGGGCATTAAAAACCCCACCAAGTAATGGTGATGAAATAAAAATAAAAGTTTATTCAAAGCTTAACAACAGACTGCTTTGTTTCTACGATGAAAAACTACCTGTTTTACTCCCAATAACGGAACTATCATGGCAACCCAATAACATTGACAGTGAAGTAATAGATTTGATTGGTACGGAATTAATTGTTGAAGTAATTCAGGTCGACACAGATAAGAAAGAAATTATTGTTAGTAAAAGGGAGTTAGTAACTGACCCTTGGCCAGACATACACACTGCCTATCCTATCGGTAAAGAAATCCACGGTAAAGTTTGTGAAATACAAGAACATTATGTTAAGGTAAAAATTGATGAATCCATTATTGCTATACTACCAAAAGAATCATTACAAAAAGCGGGTTATGAATACTCCGATTTTCAGAATAATTTGGTCGTAGATCAAGGATTAGACTTATTCGTTTCAAAAGTTTTTATCGCTAAAAAGAAAATGAGAGTTGATTTGAGAAGAAATAAAAACGCACCCTAA
- a CDS encoding IS110 family transposase: MNKYKETYGVDISKDVFDVHGSSSGHNQYKNDATGFKKFLKDLPKESLVVMEATGYYHYRLAQFLYKNEVVVSVVNPLSVKRFIQMKLAKVKTDKSDAKMICEYGIINEVPLYNALTDVQSECLQLFRTLDNYIKHRTATKNKMHGEEVLGIPSKFTYQSLRRTKKYYDTEIKKIEAKILSLVKEEQQEQLTLLTSVPGIGQKTALFLIIVTDGFSKFETASQLCSYVGITPTTRVSGSSVRGRARISKVGNRKLRNLLFLCSFNACKYNKACRELYERIVNKGKSKKLALIAVANKLIKQCFAIAKSGRPYDETYVSVLPR, encoded by the coding sequence ATGAATAAATATAAAGAAACTTATGGAGTTGACATCAGTAAAGATGTTTTTGATGTGCACGGCAGTAGTTCGGGGCACAATCAGTATAAAAACGATGCGACTGGCTTTAAGAAATTTCTTAAAGACTTACCTAAGGAATCCTTAGTAGTTATGGAAGCTACGGGCTATTATCATTATCGACTTGCTCAGTTTCTTTACAAAAATGAAGTGGTAGTCTCTGTTGTTAATCCTTTGTCTGTAAAGCGTTTTATACAAATGAAATTAGCAAAAGTTAAGACAGATAAAAGCGATGCAAAGATGATCTGTGAGTATGGAATAATTAACGAGGTTCCTTTGTATAATGCCTTAACAGATGTTCAGAGTGAATGTTTGCAATTATTTAGAACCCTAGATAATTATATAAAACACCGCACTGCTACAAAGAATAAAATGCACGGAGAAGAGGTTTTAGGGATACCGTCAAAGTTCACATATCAATCTTTGAGAAGAACTAAGAAGTATTATGATACCGAGATTAAAAAAATTGAAGCAAAGATTCTCTCCCTAGTAAAAGAGGAGCAGCAAGAACAGCTCACCTTGCTAACTTCTGTACCAGGAATAGGCCAGAAGACTGCTTTATTTTTAATCATCGTTACAGATGGTTTTTCTAAGTTTGAAACAGCCTCGCAGTTATGCAGCTATGTAGGCATTACACCAACGACAAGAGTCTCTGGCAGCAGTGTTAGAGGCAGGGCACGGATAAGTAAGGTTGGTAATAGAAAGCTTCGTAATCTATTGTTTTTATGTTCTTTTAATGCCTGTAAGTACAACAAAGCGTGTCGAGAACTTTATGAGCGAATAGTGAACAAAGGTAAAAGCAAAAAACTAGCGCTAATTGCTGTTGCAAATAAGCTAATTAAACAGTGTTTCGCTATCGCAAAATCTGGAAGACCTTATGACGAAACTTACGTTTCTGTCTTGCCTAGATAA
- a CDS encoding tetratricopeptide repeat protein → MKNIILILILTLISTIGISQNERTLYIVDSIPIIEEPKEGFGTLTENEIDRVDVLKDKQAIEKAGYKDLDGIIYVFTKEYAKRPDSIKAIPTTKSMTKNNATWYLKDSSTPYSGKFIDYYLIGKKQGEGMLFNGKLKGKRLLYHINGNVSDEIEYQNGISNGLEQRFYEDGTLMQKGSFKNGKEVGVWEMYHQNGQLKQRSTFNENGKMDGEFLSYYSTGKEKGNNAYKNGIYQKDKTTVKIYEYYNQAQDLYKQGNFKSAIKKYTKCIVLQENWADGYFARGTAKMNNLEFDDAISDFNKTLEIEPYFTNAYSNRAFAIIRKYEFGNSRTLSKSKDIQIIASKETEIPKSELTKVCIDLNKAVSLGDDNWMVLEAVKKHCAE, encoded by the coding sequence ATGAAAAACATAATACTAATTTTAATACTTACACTAATCTCAACAATTGGAATAAGTCAAAATGAAAGGACACTTTATATAGTGGACTCAATTCCAATAATTGAAGAACCAAAAGAAGGATTTGGGACTTTGACTGAAAATGAAATTGATAGAGTTGATGTTTTGAAAGACAAACAAGCTATAGAAAAAGCTGGGTACAAAGATTTGGACGGAATAATATATGTCTTTACAAAAGAATATGCGAAAAGACCTGATAGTATTAAAGCAATTCCGACAACTAAATCAATGACTAAAAATAATGCCACTTGGTATTTAAAAGATAGTTCAACACCATATTCTGGAAAATTTATTGACTATTATCTGATTGGAAAAAAACAAGGCGAAGGAATGTTATTTAATGGTAAATTAAAAGGCAAACGCCTACTCTATCATATAAATGGAAATGTTTCAGACGAAATTGAATATCAAAACGGTATTTCAAATGGACTTGAACAAAGATTCTACGAAGATGGAACATTAATGCAAAAAGGCAGTTTTAAAAATGGTAAAGAAGTTGGAGTTTGGGAAATGTATCATCAAAACGGACAATTAAAACAGAGGTCTACATTTAATGAAAATGGAAAAATGGATGGAGAATTTCTTTCTTATTATTCGACGGGAAAGGAAAAAGGAAATAATGCTTATAAAAATGGAATTTATCAAAAAGATAAAACAACTGTTAAGATATACGAATATTACAATCAAGCCCAAGATTTGTACAAACAAGGAAATTTTAAATCAGCAATAAAAAAATATACAAAATGTATCGTATTACAAGAAAATTGGGCTGACGGATATTTTGCGCGCGGAACTGCAAAAATGAATAATTTAGAGTTTGATGATGCAATAAGTGATTTTAATAAAACACTAGAAATTGAACCATATTTCACAAATGCTTATTCTAATCGAGCTTTTGCGATAATTAGAAAATATGAATTTGGAAATAGTCGGACTTTATCAAAATCGAAAGACATTCAAATAATTGCTTCAAAAGAAACTGAAATTCCAAAATCGGAGTTAACCAAAGTCTGTATAGATTTGAATAAAGCTGTTTCGCTTGGAGATGACAATTGGATGGTTTTGGAGGCAGTAAAAAAACATTGTGCCGAATAA
- a CDS encoding integrase core domain-containing protein has protein sequence MVWKAKTKMEQKVEFIHEWLTQKYTITELRRSFNISRPTAYKLISRYEKMGLSGLIEQERAPINHPNRTNHKVEDSILKLKNKHMLWGAKKIRILLFKQYTEELIPSVVTVHNILSKNGLVKPQKRSRRVKPVFPIFDPKKCNEVWSADYKGKFLMGNKIYCHPLTIADSKSRFLFTAKGHYKENFLSVKQEFTKVFRKYGIPKQIHTDNGSPFGSVAAIQRYTRLSYWFIELGIDPVYSDPARPDQNGRHERMHRDLKAACAKPSSFDLKAQQRSLNRFVKEYNHIRPHEALGMKTPADCHDFSNRPYPEKISKYDYPSKMKVMKVCQNGAMRWKSYYWVYLTAGLKGKYVGAEDQGNGIWRVFYRDVFLGYFNENKIRDKQVSIRLSQNLV, from the coding sequence ATGGTCTGGAAAGCAAAAACTAAAATGGAACAAAAAGTAGAATTTATTCACGAATGGTTAACTCAAAAGTACACCATCACAGAACTTCGTAGGTCATTTAATATATCTCGACCTACCGCTTACAAGTTGATTTCTAGGTATGAAAAAATGGGACTATCGGGATTAATTGAGCAAGAAAGAGCTCCAATTAATCACCCCAACAGAACCAATCATAAAGTTGAAGATTCAATCTTAAAATTAAAAAATAAACACATGCTTTGGGGAGCGAAGAAAATTCGCATTTTGTTGTTTAAACAGTATACTGAAGAACTTATTCCAAGTGTGGTTACTGTTCACAACATCCTTTCTAAAAATGGCCTAGTTAAACCTCAAAAGCGAAGCAGAAGAGTCAAGCCTGTATTTCCCATTTTCGACCCTAAGAAATGTAATGAAGTTTGGAGCGCAGACTATAAGGGAAAGTTTTTAATGGGAAATAAAATATACTGCCATCCGCTCACTATTGCCGATTCAAAGAGTAGGTTTTTGTTTACAGCAAAAGGGCATTATAAAGAAAACTTTCTCTCTGTTAAGCAAGAGTTTACAAAGGTTTTTAGAAAGTATGGCATTCCTAAACAGATACATACCGACAACGGAAGTCCCTTTGGATCTGTAGCTGCTATTCAAAGATATACCAGGCTATCCTATTGGTTTATTGAATTGGGAATAGACCCGGTTTATTCCGACCCAGCACGACCAGACCAAAACGGAAGACACGAACGTATGCACCGTGATTTAAAGGCAGCTTGTGCCAAACCCTCATCATTTGATTTGAAGGCACAACAACGTAGCTTAAATCGGTTTGTAAAAGAATATAATCACATTAGACCTCATGAAGCTTTAGGAATGAAAACCCCCGCAGATTGCCATGATTTTTCTAATAGACCATACCCTGAGAAAATCTCAAAATATGATTACCCATCAAAAATGAAAGTGATGAAGGTATGCCAAAATGGAGCCATGCGGTGGAAGTCATATTATTGGGTATATTTAACTGCTGGACTTAAGGGAAAATACGTCGGTGCTGAAGATCAAGGAAATGGAATTTGGAGAGTATTTTATAGAGATGTATTTTTAGGTTATTTTAATGAAAATAAAATAAGAGATAAACAAGTATCAATTAGACTAAGTCAAAATCTAGTGTAA
- a CDS encoding DUF418 domain-containing protein, with protein MKERIIGIDIARALAVIGMIIVNFKVVLGENGLSWVKSFASAFDGKAAATFVVLAGVGLALMTNSALKNNDSQKLKTSRIRIAKRALFLFIVGLSYIVIWPADILHFYGIYMLVILLLLTSNEKTILMSAIALILLYPLLIGFWNYETGWNFDTLDYFDFWTFNGFFRNLFFNGFHPVIPWTAFMLFGFWFGKQDLKSDQFIKKAFWISSISFIVIQILSHLSISFLSDGNEQTISELSEIIGTNPMPPLPIYMFNGIAISISIISACIIIGKRFSTNKILLALNKTGQLALTFYVAHVIIGMGIIEAINPGKMGNYPIEFSVAYALIFSILCVLFATYWLKSRENGPVEWIMKKIIQ; from the coding sequence GTGAAAGAAAGAATAATCGGAATTGATATCGCAAGAGCATTAGCAGTTATCGGAATGATAATCGTTAATTTTAAAGTCGTACTTGGCGAAAATGGATTGAGTTGGGTAAAATCATTTGCGAGTGCTTTTGATGGAAAGGCAGCAGCCACTTTTGTTGTTTTAGCAGGCGTTGGACTTGCTTTAATGACAAATTCTGCATTGAAAAATAATGATAGCCAAAAATTAAAAACTTCCAGAATAAGAATTGCAAAAAGAGCCTTGTTTCTTTTCATTGTTGGTCTTTCATATATTGTAATTTGGCCAGCGGATATTCTGCATTTTTATGGAATTTATATGCTTGTTATTTTACTTTTACTAACAAGCAATGAAAAGACTATTTTAATGTCGGCAATTGCATTAATACTGCTTTATCCATTATTAATTGGCTTTTGGAATTACGAAACAGGTTGGAATTTTGACACTTTAGATTATTTCGATTTTTGGACATTTAATGGATTTTTTAGAAATCTATTCTTCAATGGTTTTCACCCAGTAATTCCTTGGACTGCTTTTATGCTTTTTGGTTTTTGGTTTGGCAAACAAGACTTGAAAAGTGACCAATTTATCAAAAAAGCATTTTGGATTAGTTCAATTTCTTTTATTGTAATTCAAATTTTATCACACTTGTCAATTTCATTTTTATCAGATGGAAACGAACAAACAATAAGTGAATTATCAGAAATTATTGGAACCAACCCAATGCCACCATTGCCAATTTATATGTTTAATGGAATTGCAATTTCCATATCAATAATATCAGCCTGTATCATAATCGGAAAAAGATTTTCAACAAACAAAATACTTTTGGCTCTAAATAAAACTGGGCAACTTGCTTTAACTTTTTATGTGGCACACGTAATTATTGGAATGGGAATTATTGAAGCAATTAACCCAGGAAAAATGGGAAATTATCCAATAGAATTTTCAGTAGCGTATGCTTTAATTTTTAGTATATTATGTGTATTGTTTGCAACTTATTGGCTGAAAAGCAGAGAAAATGGACCTGTAGAATGGATAATGAAAAAAATAATCCAATAG
- a CDS encoding IS110 family transposase: protein MNKYKRIYGVDISKDSFDVVDNEGNHDQYGNQAKGFSKFKKILDAESLVVMEATGYYHYSLAQFLSASGISCSVVNPLSVKRFIQMKLAKVKTDKADAAAICAYAQVTDVSIYNPLNDTQAECLQLYSLLEHYEKKRTAIKNKLHGEETLGKPSKAVYHSLNRVLKVLKVEITLMEQRLMELVKQEHSLQVKLLKSIPRIGIKTALFLIVVTDGFSKFETASQLCSYAGITPTERRSGTSIRGRSRISKVGNKRLRHLLFMCSFSACKYNQACRCQYERIVTKGKSEKLALLAVSNKLLRQSFAIAKSGIPYDATYRSALKN, encoded by the coding sequence ATGAATAAATATAAGAGAATTTACGGAGTTGACATTAGTAAAGATTCATTTGATGTAGTTGATAATGAAGGGAATCATGACCAGTATGGTAATCAGGCGAAGGGATTTTCGAAGTTTAAAAAGATTTTGGATGCAGAGTCGCTAGTAGTAATGGAGGCAACGGGTTATTATCATTATAGTTTGGCTCAGTTTCTTTCGGCTTCAGGAATATCTTGCTCGGTTGTAAATCCGTTATCGGTTAAGCGATTCATTCAGATGAAATTGGCCAAGGTTAAAACCGACAAAGCTGATGCTGCGGCAATTTGTGCTTATGCACAGGTCACTGATGTAAGTATATACAATCCTTTAAATGATACACAAGCGGAATGTTTACAGCTCTATAGTCTTTTAGAACACTACGAGAAAAAACGAACAGCCATAAAGAATAAGCTGCATGGAGAAGAAACCTTGGGTAAACCTTCAAAAGCTGTCTATCACTCTTTAAACAGAGTATTAAAGGTTCTCAAGGTAGAGATCACATTAATGGAGCAGCGGCTTATGGAATTGGTAAAGCAAGAGCATAGCCTGCAAGTCAAGTTGTTAAAAAGTATACCTAGAATAGGAATAAAGACAGCGTTGTTTCTAATTGTTGTGACCGATGGTTTCTCAAAATTTGAGACGGCCTCACAACTTTGTAGTTATGCCGGAATTACTCCTACGGAGCGCAGATCAGGCACTAGTATAAGGGGAAGGAGCAGAATTTCCAAAGTAGGCAATAAGCGCTTGCGCCACCTGTTATTCATGTGTTCATTTTCAGCTTGCAAATATAATCAGGCTTGCCGTTGTCAGTATGAACGGATAGTCACAAAGGGGAAAAGTGAAAAACTAGCTTTACTTGCAGTAAGTAATAAACTACTTCGCCAGAGCTTTGCCATTGCAAAGTCAGGCATCCCCTATGATGCAACTTATCGCAGTGCTCTAAAAAATTAG
- a CDS encoding type II toxin-antitoxin system HicA family toxin produces MKCSQLYRILTKDGWYAVSQKGSHAKMRHETKKGTIIFPNHGSQEIGKGLENKILKDAGIKK; encoded by the coding sequence ATGAAATGTTCCCAACTTTATCGAATATTAACAAAAGACGGTTGGTATGCGGTATCGCAAAAAGGTTCGCACGCTAAAATGCGACACGAAACGAAAAAAGGAACGATTATTTTTCCGAACCACGGAAGTCAAGAAATAGGTAAAGGATTGGAAAATAAAATTCTAAAAGACGCTGGAATTAAAAAATAG